In Bogoriella caseilytica, the genomic window TCCGGCACCTCCACGAGCTGCAGCACGTCCGGTCCGCCGGCTTCCTGAGCTTCGATGGCGCGCATGGCGCCCATTCTAAGGGGGGAGCATGGCGAGTGTGCCGGGCCTCACAGAAATTCGGTGTGACGAATGGATCGAACGTGGCGTCCTTTCCTATGTCAGCTCGTTAACACCGATTGGAGAGACAGATCATGTCGCAGAACGTCATTCCCGCTACCGGCGAAGAGCGCGAGAAGCAGGACGAGCGCGCCGCGCGCGAATTGGCGGAGCGCCCCGAGCCCAAGCAGCTCGACGCCCTGCACACCGAGCACGGTGACACGGCGATCGCTGAAGGCGTCGTGGCGAAGATTGCGGGCATCGCGACTCGCGAGGTGCCTGGCGTGTACGCGATGGGTAACGCCGCCCGCCGCGCTTTCAACGCTCTCACGCAGCGCGTCCCCGGCGGCCAGACCAGCGTCACCGGTGGGGTGTCGGTGGACAAGGGTGAGCGCCAGACCGTCATCGAGATCGCCGTCGTCGTCGACTACGGCGTATCCATCGTCGCGGTCAGCAATCAGATTCGCGAGAACGTGATCTCCAGCGTGGAATACGGC contains:
- a CDS encoding Asp23/Gls24 family envelope stress response protein, encoding MSQNVIPATGEEREKQDERAARELAERPEPKQLDALHTEHGDTAIAEGVVAKIAGIATREVPGVYAMGNAARRAFNALTQRVPGGQTSVTGGVSVDKGERQTVIEIAVVVDYGVSIVAVSNQIRENVISSVEYGTGLEVVAVHVNVTDVHLPEEDTEGGVSSSARTEELQ